One window of the Salvia miltiorrhiza cultivar Shanhuang (shh) chromosome 6, IMPLAD_Smil_shh, whole genome shotgun sequence genome contains the following:
- the LOC130989638 gene encoding phosphatidylinositol 3,4,5-trisphosphate 3-phosphatase and protein-tyrosine-phosphatase PTEN1 yields the protein MGLKMSKKGQKSPESSMNVRFVRSQLVSCLWKNYIRNLVSKKRRRLLVDGYDLDMTYITDRILAMSFPAERMRAMYRNPLWQVKSVLEMKHRGHYKVYNLCIEEDYDPLHFNGCVERFPFDDNHVPPLSMVKDFCQDVHSWLATDPKNIAVVHCMAGKGRTGLMVSCYLVYTGMPAEKALHLYAERRTTNNEGVSIASQRRYVAYWEKTLSHSNTLDLASSPYVNLPQPCTRELQHIRLYDAANISQVFVVVSELQEIAEQRYRPSVEVSKTCCRRIGTDNEKSYESRYYYSFVDRDGEGKKDADEEPRLVVQMDTESSIIYQKTCLGHHYEKPLRLTGDVRVIFYEKLIGGRLFYVCFNTAFITGSLLQFSIRDLDKVGQKGRSICGPSFCLELFFGPSNANCLMPANDF from the exons ATGGGGTTGAAGATGTCAAAGAAGGGGCAGAAAAGCCCCGAGAGCAGCATGAATGTCCGTTTTGTTCGGAGCCAGCTGGTGAGCTGCCTCTGGAAGAACTACATACGCAACCTCGTGTCGAAGAAGAGGCGGCGGCTGCTGGTGGACGGATACGATCTCGACATGACGTACATCACCGATCGCATCCTCGCGATGTCGTTCCCAGCGGAGCGCATGCGCGCCATGTACCGCAACCCTCTCTGGCAGGTGAAATCCGTGCTCGAGATGAAACACCGAGGCCACTACAAGGTCTACAACTTGTGCATTGAGGAAGACTACGACCCTCTGCATTTCAATGGATGTGTCGAGAGATTCCCATTTGATGACAACCATGTCCCGCCCTTGTCTATGGTCAAGGACTTTTGTCAAGATGTCCATTCCTGGCTCGCAACCGATCCTAAAAACATTGCAGTTGTGCACTGCATG GCAGGAAAAGGTCGAACTGGCTTGATGGTTTCTTGTTATCTAGTGTACACCGGCATGCCCGCGGAGAAGGCCTTGCATTTGTACGCGGAGAGGCGAACCACAAATAACGAAGGAGTGTCGATAGCCAGCCAGCGTCGCTACGTCGCATACTGGGAGAAAACGCTCTCACACTCAAACACCCTCGATCTTGCTTCTTCCCCATACGTAAATTTGCCTCAGCCCTGCACCAGAGAGCTCCAGCACATCCGCCTCTACGACGCCGCCAACATTTCTCAGGTGTTCGTCGTCGTCTCGGAGCTGCAGGAGATAGCCGAGCAACGCTACCGGCCTTCGGTGGAAGTGTCCAAGACATGCTGCAGGAGAATCGGAACGGATAATGAGAAGTCGTACGAGTCCCGATATTACTACTCCTTCGTGGACAGGGACGGCGAGGGGAAGAAAGACGCCGATGAAGAGCCGCGTCTGGTTGTCCAGATGGACACCGAAAGCTCCATTATCTACCAGAAGACTTGCCTCGGCCATCACTACGAGAAGCCGTTGCGG TTGACGGGAGATGTGCGGGTGATTTTCTATGAGAAGCTGATCGGAGGGCGCCTCTTCTACGTCTGCTTCAACACGGCCTTCATAACCGGAAGCCTATTGCAGTTTTCGATAAGAGATTTGGATAAAGTGGGGCAGAAAGGGCGTTCCATCTGTGGCCCTTCATTCTGCTTGGAGTTGTTCTTCGGTCCCTCAAATGCCAACTGTTTGATGCCTGCAAACGATTTctaa